Proteins encoded by one window of Bacteroidota bacterium:
- a CDS encoding SWIM zinc finger family protein, with product MSFSKQYCIDDPCILIYREARYRYNNQNNLITSLYFCKVVIHLNHLESELNEKTRLRGYDFYCEGRVKSVFNINGIEWMAIVQGYDDHVVQLKRHNDSITYWECNCNDTEDPCKHVAAVLFYIKKEGNKLVKLDTTGYEEIKEHLSYLPPHVLRYLILKYAAENSQFRKFLNGFFNIEKK from the coding sequence ATGTCCTTTTCAAAACAATATTGTATTGATGATCCATGCATTTTAATTTATAGGGAAGCACGCTATCGCTATAATAATCAAAACAATTTGATTACTTCTCTCTATTTTTGCAAGGTGGTAATCCATCTCAATCATCTCGAATCAGAACTCAATGAAAAAACGCGTTTGCGTGGGTATGATTTTTATTGTGAAGGCCGGGTTAAATCCGTTTTTAATATTAATGGAATCGAATGGATGGCCATTGTTCAGGGTTACGACGATCACGTTGTGCAACTCAAAAGACACAACGATTCCATTACTTATTGGGAATGTAATTGCAACGACACGGAAGACCCCTGCAAACACGTTGCTGCTGTTTTATTTTATATTAAAAAAGAAGGCAATAAATTAGTTAAACTCGATACTACAGGTTACGAGGAAATTAAAGAACATTTAAGTTATTTACCCCCGCACGTACTTCGTTATCTCATCCTAAAATACGCCGCCGAAAATTCTCAGTTCAGAAAATTTTTGAATGGGTTTTTTAATATTGAGAAAAAATAA
- a CDS encoding nitroreductase family protein — protein sequence MTDSTTQFDQIVKGRRSMRVFDAEKPFDSNAVLRSIQRSLLAPNSSKMQMWEFYHVKSEDKLKVISKFCMNQSAARTAREMIIIVIPKKKYKQRAASNYAFHHARYNNKPEKELTKREQRRLKYYSQLMLFYYFQDWFGIAGMIRKLVVSVASFWRPVVWQVSKNDLRVVCHKSAALAAQTFMLSMKAEGYDTCPMEGFDSHKLKRYLKFPSSYEINMIISCGPGTEQGLYHEQFRVPEEEVIFTL from the coding sequence ATGACAGACTCCACAACACAATTTGATCAGATCGTAAAAGGGCGCAGGAGTATGCGTGTATTTGATGCGGAAAAACCATTTGATTCCAATGCAGTATTAAGAAGTATTCAGAGATCATTACTTGCGCCAAATTCGAGTAAAATGCAGATGTGGGAATTTTATCATGTTAAAAGCGAGGATAAATTAAAGGTAATTTCAAAATTTTGTATGAATCAAAGTGCTGCGAGAACAGCACGCGAAATGATAATTATAGTTATTCCAAAAAAGAAATATAAACAACGTGCAGCATCAAACTATGCGTTTCATCATGCGCGTTATAATAATAAACCCGAAAAAGAATTAACTAAAAGAGAACAACGCAGATTAAAATATTATTCGCAATTAATGTTATTTTATTATTTTCAGGATTGGTTCGGAATTGCAGGAATGATCAGAAAATTAGTGGTAAGTGTTGCATCTTTTTGGCGACCGGTTGTTTGGCAGGTGAGTAAAAATGATCTGCGTGTAGTTTGTCATAAATCGGCAGCACTGGCAGCACAAACATTTATGTTAAGCATGAAAGCGGAGGGTTACGACACTTGCCCCATGGAAGGATTTGATTCACATAAATTAAAACGATATCTAAAATTTCCTTCCTCCTATGAAATAAACATGATCATAAGTTGTGGACCCGGAACAGAACAGGGATTATATCATGAACAATTCAGAGTTCCGGAAGAAGAAGTAATATTCACTTTATAA